The DNA region CGCTCACCAATAGATAATCTAAAGACTGCAAAGACATTGCACTGACCAGTTGCTGAATCGTTAAAGTCGTCAGAACCTCGCGATCAACAACATACAATTTTGCGACGGGAATCATCAGTAAATCAACGGTCAATTCTGCTCGACTTATACCGCGTTGCGACGCAATCGACATTGCATCGCGGCCACTAATGGTCGCCTTGGTAATCAGCCCAACAACGTTACTCGCGTTGTTCACCACAAACGCGGTATTCGATTGAGTTTGTTTAAAAATCAGCTCGGCTTGAGCCAAGGTTGTATTGTCTTTCAAAGACAACGGAGCGGGTAACGATAACCCATGCGCAGCAACGACCGCTTGGCTGTCTGATTGAATGGCCGAGTTTGGCTGTTCAACATGCTCGCGAACAACCAAGGTATAAGGATTAATATCAAGTTTAGTTGCAGTATTCATAACACCACCTATGCAGTTAATTAAGTAATTAAAAAATTAAGACCTAACTAAACTTGCCAAGGCGGCGCTCGGATATGATATCGAGCTTGGGGTGGTAATGGAAAAGGAACGAACTCAACGCTGTTGGGTTTAGACACGACTCCTTTTAAAGGAGTATTCGTTGACACGCGAAGAATGACATCACCATCGAAGTCACTATCGATATCTTGAGAATCCAAAGTCCAATTGCAAACTGAACTTTGCTGTTCAACACCTTCCGCATATACCTGTTGCGAGAACTCTAACGCTCCAAGTATGACGAAAACACTGATGAACGACCAACGAATGAACATCTAACTACCTCAATTCTATGATTACATAGTAGACAATTTTTCTGTTCTTCACTGTTCTAAAATCGTTTCAAAATATTTCTCTGATAAAACAGCTAGTTACAGCTGTTCCTCGCAAGATTCAACGTCTGTCGTGACAGGTAAAACAGCATCACCAAACCACAATGCCATAAAGTCCGCTATCAGTTTCTGCTCAATTTCAACCGCTAACTCGGTAGGACAAAAAATGGTTATGGCAACAACAATATGAGCCAGCTCATTGGTGGTGATTTGAATGTCGGGCTCGGGTCCTGAAATACTCACGTCCAGTCGTTTCTCAATTAGCATACTGTATCGTGTGGCCACGTCATTAAACGGAGCACAGTACTCTTCGGCTTTTTCAACTAAAAACGCTTTAAATGGTACGACATTCTTGGTGGGTTCAAGCGTGATATGAAAGGTGTGCGATGCGTAACGTCGAAGGTAGTTTAAGTTCTTAACGGACTGAGTCACAAAACGATTATTCGGTATCGTCAACGTCTTACCTGTGTAGGTATAGGTTTGATTGTCAACCTCTAACAAAGTCACTTTTAACCAGTCGCGATTGGCCACTTCACCATACTGTCCATCAATCTCGATCCAATCACCGACCGAAAAGGCTCGTGTGCTCGACAAATAAACAAACCCAAGTAAACATTGCACGTACTCTCTGGTAGCTAAAATAATTGCCACCGTAAAAGCCGCAATCGATAAAGCAAAGTCTTTAATGTCGTCTGACCAAAGAATAAAGATTAAAATAAAGACGACGAAATTGGTTAAGTTTCTAATCGTACTAATCGTCGAGCGACGATCAACACCTTTTCTCTTAGAGCGCTTACGCACACCCTTAATAATGGGCTCTCGAACCGCCATAACCAATATAATGAGAATTATTGAGCTCCACAATTTGTGGTTAACAATAAAACCGGTTACCAGTGTAAATAATTCTGAAGGAGACATTTTTTCCCAATTACATCAATCGCAAGACGCGCTACATTAACATCTATCAAATTAATAATAAAACGCTTCTATTAACAATCCGACTTAATTTCCAAGTAAAATTTGCCTCAGTTGAGAAATTTCTTGGCGCGACTCATCCAACACTTTAATGCTTAATTCTGGTGTCGATTCGCCGACATGAATTCGTTTAAACGCTTCCAATTGATGAAACTTTGGAAGGTCATGATAATGGTGTTTCTTAATACTCTCATGGAGCAGAGCAATATTCAGTAAATCACTATAATCCGGTGTCATTACTTCAGGTTTTTCCCAATGCCTTAAATACTTCATGCACAAAAAGTAAACATGACCTAACTGCCAATTGGTAATGATGTCGCATGCAACCTGTATTTCGTAGTCACGCACCAGCGATTCAATTGACTCCGTTAACTTTAAGAATCCTTGATAGTCGCTTGCAAACGCATAAATCGACATAGCACCGATTTTATGCAACAGACCCGACAACATCGCAACCTCTGGTTCGAAGTTCAGTTGACTGTGCTTCGCGAGTACCGCAGCGATGACGGCAACATCGACACTTTCTTGCCACATTGCACGAAAGGTTTCTTGCAGTTCTGGCTGATCACTTCGAAACAACTCTTGCAAAGAAAATATTTGCACCAACTTTCTAGTCGTATTGATACCAAGACGAATAACCGCTTCGGAACAGGTTTCAACCGGCGACACACCTCGAATAAGAGGGCCATTTGCGTACTTTATCAACTTCACCACCATGGCTGGGTCGACCATTAATACGCTGACGACATCTTCAATTGAATGCTCATCACCTGCTGTGTACTTCTGAATACGCAATGCTACATCGGGTAACGATGGAATACTTAATTCACCACGGCGAATCGCTTGCTGAATTTCCATGGTAATCATACTCGGTGTCAATTCTGCATTTGCAAATTCAATGAGTTTCTCGCGACTTTCTTCAACATTGTGAGCTTCTAGAATATAACTAAGTAAGTCGTGTGGAAGCTTGAGGAATGCACTGTCTTCAATACAGGTTGCAGCGTACTTACGTGGTCGAAGGTTTGCCAGGGGTCGACTCGCATTAGCCGAGGAGTGAGCTAATGTATAGGACTTACCATCAGCCGCCACAAGTTCGACCTTGCCCTGTACAATAAAGTAATCGTGGCTATCAATTTGATTTAACTTGAAAATGTCTGAACCACTCTTGATTTTCACTAATTCAGACTGGCCGGCCACTATGGCTCGCTGTTTCGCATTTAAGAACTCGAACGCAGTAAAACGCTCCATCAACTCGACGATCGTCTCCAAACGGTCCATGTGCTCTCCAAAATTAAAGGGCGATGTCTCCAAGCCATATCGGCCGCTTTAACCAGCGGCTAGTTAAGCTTTAAAACTTGAATAACTCGAAAGATATCGAGCTCCAATACTCCTATAACTCTAGAACACATAATAGGATTGCTCAACCTACTGTTTTTCCGTAAAAACTGTATTTTTTCCATAGACTTAGGCGAATCCGCTGATATGCTTGAGAATGGATGAATTAGAACCGTGACCGGCTCGGCACATTGCAATCATAACGATTGAATTCTAGCCAAATTAACGTAGTATTTCGAGACTACCGAAACTAGGGAAATGAGTATTATGTCGTATCAGGACCAGATATCCTCCGTCAACATGATTGCCGAGCATATACGCGAGAGCATCAAGACGTCGATTAAGGCGCTGGAGAAATATCATTCTGACGAGCAATCGAGTGGTGCACGCAAGGACGCTTGGTCGGGAATTTACCAGTTAAACCGAGTATTTACATTTATCGAGCTGCAAGCAGCTTCATTAATGACTCGCGACATCTGTAACATCGTTAAGAATATGAGCGATCCTTTTAATCCGGAGGATGAACAGCGTCTTGAAGCGGTTATTTATAGCCTTACCTTGCTTGAGCGTTACATAGATTTCATCTGTAATAAGCCCTTCGATCTGCCTCAGCTTCTGTACGTACCCATCAATGATTTGCGCTCGATAGCACACATTGAACAATTCCCAGAATCAAGTTTTTTTAAAGCGAATCATCGAAAGGTTCGCGACTCTGGGCAAGCCAATGACCGTCTTGATGACTATGAAATTGTCAAAACATCGCGTCGATTACGACAAATGTATCAAATGGGCTTAATTGAAATCATTCGGAAGACCAACGTTAGCGGTGGACTGGCGATGATGGGGAGAGCGCTCAGTAAACTCGATCGCCAATGCGGCTGCCCTAGCGCACCCAATCTTTGGTGGATCGCAGGTGGCGCTATCGAAGCCTTTCATTCTGGCGGTCTGTTGATAAACTCAACGCGACTTAAGTTGTTGTCGCGGCTCGACTTGCAAATTAGAGAATTAGGGCAAGTTAACCATAATATTAATTATAAAAACCGCGAAAAAGCTGAGCAACTCGCGTTTGAATTGCTTTATTTAGTCAGTTTGTCTGATGCTGAAGATGAACAAACCGAAACCTTGAGAAAGCACTTTGAGTTACCCAACCTTGGCTTAACCGAGCGCAACCTTGCTCAAGAATTTCAATTATTAAAGGGTTTGAACGAAGGAGATTATGCCTCTCTCTTCGATACCATACTCGACGATATTTTAAAGGTTCAGACGGATTTAATTGCCGAGGACTACAAAAGTGGATCAGAAGAGTTGACGCAATTGTTTCATCAACTTAAACAACTGCACAGTTTATTCTCAGTACTGGAATACAAATCTCTCGAAATTCAATTAAAAGAAGCGGTTGAACGCATTGAACTTACAATCAACAAAGAAATTCATTTGAAAGATCCCGATCGTCAATTCGTATCTGACGTGCTGGCGAAAATTGAAAGCTATTTGGTTGATAAACGACAGCGCGGTCACGGTGGGCAAACGAATTTGAATCGAAACACTTTGAGTCCTGCTCAAATTGAAGCCTGCAACTATGCTAGAAAACAGGTTCATCAAGTCATTAATCAGATTGAAAACTACAGTAAGCAAGATCACGATCCTGAGTTACTGCACTCAATGCCGGCCTCTTTACAAAGAGCGGTCGAGAAAATAGATGTACTCGACGTTAAAGAGTTAATAGCTTTGATCAATGAGCTATCTGATCTTTCAAATCAATACTTCTTGAAGCAGCCGGCTACCATGCAAGCCCTTGAACTGTTAGCTGATATACTTTGCAGTATTGAGTTCTATTTAGAAACCATGGAAAGCAACCACATACCCAGTAATAAGATTTATCAATTTGCGGACGAGAATTTAGCGCGACTCAAGGCTTACTTAAACTTAGATTAACTCGATATGCGTTGGCTAGTTTTTGTTACTTTATTATGGGCCTTCTCGTTCTCTTTGATCGGAGAGTTTCTCGCCGGTCAAGTCGATGGCTATATTGCCGTTGCTACTCGAATGCTGTTGGCTTTTTTAACGTTTCTCCCCTTCTTAAAATGGAACTCAGCAAACAGTAAAGCCGTTTTTGCCTTAATGGGCATTGGTGCTATTCAAATTGGAGTGATGTATCTTTTTTTCTACCACAGCTTTCTATTTCTTACCGTTCCTGAAGTTCTGCTTTTTACTATTCTTACTCCGGTTTATGTGAGTTTGCTTGATGACCTAATTTTCGTAAAACAATTTCGATTAAATTGGCTACTCCCCGCAATCATTGCCGTTGTAGGCGCTGCAATTATACGTTACCAAACGGTTAGTTCAGATTTTTGGACCGGCTTGCTCTTAGTTCAAGCCGCCAATCTTTGTTTTGCTTTCGGTCAAGTTGCCTATAAACGTCTAGCTATTCCTAGTCATTTAACACAGAAAAATATCTTCGCTTTCTTCTTTTTAGGGGCGCTATTAATCAGCTTATTTCCGGCAATATTCATTGCTGACTGGACAAAAGTGCCCGTTACAATCACGCATTATGCGACATTAACTTGGCTCGGCATCGTTGCTTCAGGGCTAGGGTATTATTTTTGGAACTATGGAAGCAAGCAAGTCAATACTGGTCAACTAGCAACAATGAATAACTTACTTATTCCGGCAGGCATTTTAGTAAATGTGGTGTTTTGGGGACGACCAGCCAATTGGCTCT from Pleionea litopenaei includes:
- a CDS encoding mechanosensitive ion channel family protein; the encoded protein is MSPSELFTLVTGFIVNHKLWSSIILIILVMAVREPIIKGVRKRSKRKGVDRRSTISTIRNLTNFVVFILIFILWSDDIKDFALSIAAFTVAIILATREYVQCLLGFVYLSSTRAFSVGDWIEIDGQYGEVANRDWLKVTLLEVDNQTYTYTGKTLTIPNNRFVTQSVKNLNYLRRYASHTFHITLEPTKNVVPFKAFLVEKAEEYCAPFNDVATRYSMLIEKRLDVSISGPEPDIQITTNELAHIVVAITIFCPTELAVEIEQKLIADFMALWFGDAVLPVTTDVESCEEQL
- a CDS encoding HDOD domain-containing protein produces the protein MDRLETIVELMERFTAFEFLNAKQRAIVAGQSELVKIKSGSDIFKLNQIDSHDYFIVQGKVELVAADGKSYTLAHSSANASRPLANLRPRKYAATCIEDSAFLKLPHDLLSYILEAHNVEESREKLIEFANAELTPSMITMEIQQAIRRGELSIPSLPDVALRIQKYTAGDEHSIEDVVSVLMVDPAMVVKLIKYANGPLIRGVSPVETCSEAVIRLGINTTRKLVQIFSLQELFRSDQPELQETFRAMWQESVDVAVIAAVLAKHSQLNFEPEVAMLSGLLHKIGAMSIYAFASDYQGFLKLTESIESLVRDYEIQVACDIITNWQLGHVYFLCMKYLRHWEKPEVMTPDYSDLLNIALLHESIKKHHYHDLPKFHQLEAFKRIHVGESTPELSIKVLDESRQEISQLRQILLGN
- a CDS encoding EamA family transporter, yielding MRWLVFVTLLWAFSFSLIGEFLAGQVDGYIAVATRMLLAFLTFLPFLKWNSANSKAVFALMGIGAIQIGVMYLFFYHSFLFLTVPEVLLFTILTPVYVSLLDDLIFVKQFRLNWLLPAIIAVVGAAIIRYQTVSSDFWTGLLLVQAANLCFAFGQVAYKRLAIPSHLTQKNIFAFFFLGALLISLFPAIFIADWTKVPVTITHYATLTWLGIVASGLGYYFWNYGSKQVNTGQLATMNNLLIPAGILVNVVFWGRPANWLSLTFGAVIILASILIASYYSKAMKNKSADN